The DNA sequence TCTGTTGGGAAAACGTgttgcaaatatatatttaactaaacattattgtgaaatatttacaatattttcacTCCACTTTGTCACATCTCCAGTAAGAAACCTACATGtagtaaattatttaaagataGGAGTGGGGAAACCAAAGAATccatgtaaaatataataatccaACAGAATGGAGTTTACTTTCCAGTCCATGTATAACTTGGGTGCAGTAACTTCTTAGGGCTCTGAGCGCCGCTGTTCACCTACTAGGAGAGAAAACGCAGCCAGAGCTCAATCCGGATTCTCAGGGCTCCAACTACACAAAGCCCCACAAACCGGCTGCTGGGCTGCAGGGAAGCTCACTCCAGAATTTAAAGTGCTCAGGCTACAGAGACACCCTgaagccacagaaagacaaaggaacCGGTTGAAACACACAGTGTCCAGTGAGGACTTTGCAGAATTCTGTAACCAGACTACAATGGCCGCTCAAAGGAATCGCTCAAAGGAATCAaaggattgcagtgagctggtcTTGCTCTGCCTTTTCCTCGGGATTCCATGGGAGGCTGGAGCCCGGCAGATCTCCTACTCAATTCCTGAGGAATTAGAGAAAGGCTCTTTCGTGGGCAACATCTCCAAAGACTTGGGGCTGGCGCCCGGAGAGCTGGCGGAGCGCGGAGTCCGCATAGTCTCCAGAGGTAGGACGCAGCTTTTCTCTCTGGACCCGCGCAGCGGCAGCTTGGTCACCGCGGGCAGGATAGACCGGGAGGAGCTCTGCGCTCAGAGCGCGCGGTGCCTGGTGAGTTTTAATATCCTTGTGGAAGAAAGGGTGAAACTTTTTGGCATAGAAATAGAAGTAACTGATATCAATGACAATGCTCCAAAATTCCAAGCAGAAAATCTAGAcgtaaaaattaatgaaaatgtcGCCACGGGAATGCGTTTTCCTCTCCCGGAAGCTATTGATCCGGATGTGGGCATGAACTCCCTGCAGAGCTATCAGCTCAGCCCCAATAAGCACTTCTCCCTAAGAGTTCAGAGCCGTGCCAATGGCGTCAAGTACCCGGAGCTGGTACTGGAGCACGCCCTAGATCGCGAGGAAGAGGCCATTCACCACCTGGTCCTCACCGCCTCCGACGGGGGTGACCCTCTCCGATCTGGCACTGTCCTCGTCAGCGTGACTGTCTTCGATACAAATGACAACGCGCCGGTCTTCACCTTACCAGAATACCGAGTGAGTGTTCCTGAGAATTTGCCTGTGGGCACTCAGCTGCTGACAGTCACAGCCACCGACAGGGACGAAGGTGCCAATGGAGAAGTGACATATTCATTCCGAAAATTACCTGATACGCAATTGTTGAAGTTCCAACTAAACAAATATactggagaaataaaaatatcagaaaatctaGATTATGAAGAAACTGGTTTCTATGAAATAGAAATACAAGCAGAAGATGGAGGAGCATATCTTGCAACTGCAAAAGTGTTGATTACAGTAGAAGATGTAAATGACAACAGTCCAGAGGTGGCCATCACGTCTCTATTTAGTCCAGTGACTGAAGATTCACCTCTGGGAACAGTCGTAGCCCTTTTAAATGTGCATGATTTAGACTCTGAGCAGAATGGACGGGTAACCTGTTCCATTTTGGCGTATCTACCATTTAAATTAGAAAAGTCCATTGATAGTTATTACAGATTGGTGATACACAGAGCCCTTGACAGGGAACAGGTATCCTCTTACAATATCACAGTAACAGCCACAGATGGGGGAAGTCCACCTCTATCAACGGAAACTCACTTTATGCTACAAGTGGCAGATATCAATGACAACCCACCTACCTTCTCTCATGTCTCCTACTTTACCTATATCCCAGAGAACAACGCCAGGGGTGCCTCCATCTTCTCAGTGACAGCGCTGGACCCGGACAGCAAAGAGAATGCCCGGATTATTTACTCCCTGGCTGAAGACACCATCCAAGGGGCACCTCTGTCCTCATACATATCCATCAACTCAGACACTGGCGTCCTGTATGCACTCAGATCCTTTGACTATGAGCAGTTCCATGAGCTACAGATGCAGGTGACAGCCAGCGACAGCGGGGATCCTCCACTCAGCAGCAATGTGTCCTTGAGCCTGTTTGTGCTGGACCAGAACGACAATAAGCCCGAGATCCTGTACCCCACCCTCCCCACAGACGGCTCCACTGGCGTGGAGCTGGCGCCCCGCTCCGCAGAGCCTGGCTACCTGGTGACCAAAGTGGTGGCAGTGGACAGAGACTCGGGCCAGAACGCCTGGCTGTCCTACCGTCTGCTTAAGGCCAGCGAGCCAGGACTCTTCGCGGTGGGGCTGCACACCGGCGAGGTGCGCACGGCGCGGGCCCTGCTGGACAGAGACGCGCTCAAGCAAAGCCTCGTGGTGGCTGTCCAGGACCACGGCCAGCCCCCTCTCTCGGCCACCGTCACGCTCACCGTGGCTGTGGCCGACAGCATCCCCGAAGTCCTGGCGGACCTTGGCAGCCTCGAGTCTCTGGCTAACTCTGAAACCTCAGACCTCACTCTATACCTGGTGGTAGCGGTGGCTGCGGTCTCCTGCGTCTTCCTGGCCTTCGTCATCGTGCTGCTGGCGCTCAGGCTGCGGCGCTGGCACAAGTCACGCCTGCTGCAGGCTTCAGGAGGCGGCTTGACAGGCGTGCCTGGCTCGCACTTTGTGGGCGTGGACGGGGTGCGGGCTTTCCTGCAGACCTATTCCCACGAGGTCTCCCTCACCGCGGACTCACGGAAGAGTCACCTGATCTTCCCCCAGCCCAATTATGCGGACACACTCATCAGCCGGGAGAGCTGTGAGAAAAAGGATCCTTTGTCTTTGTTAAATGATTCGAAGTTTCCTATAGAGGATACCCCATTGGTTCCAGtgagttttacttttatttgtactctttttctgttgttaaaaaagattggttttacttttaagtttgcAGCATGATGGTGGAAAGTGTAAATGGTAAAACACTGATGAGTAGAATTTGATGtttattcagggttttttttttaactttctggtaAAATTCACCTAGTTTCAATCAAGGCCTGTATGTCATCAGGCTTTGTTACGATTAGCTTTGCAGAACCTTGTAGTTTATAGTGTTGTTGAGTACAATATTGACAATTCTTAAGACAGACTTCCATACAGAAATGCCTGTCGATTTTATATTTCCTCCTGGGTGGTCACATATTGAAACTCCAGCCCCTTAAGCATCCCTCTTTTTCTGAAGGCAGTCTGGTAAGAATAGGTAAGTATCAGAAAGAAATGGTCTCTGGAAACACAACCCAAATCCAAGATTACTCAGTGCAGTTCTTCCCAAGGAGAAGAGCAATAGGCCTTTTCCAAACtaccttttatatatttttaaatctatacttTGTGGCGATAGTTGCAGTTGAATATACTAAGTTTTTCATTAATATTGAATTAACTTATTTATAACAATGTATACTTAGATTTTTCCTGCCCTATTTATACCTGATAACACTGAAGCATCCTTTTTGCATACAATCTCTAATTTCCCACTACTATGTGGAAGATATAGCATTTTAATGTAACTTGTGTTGCTCAATAGGGATCCTGAAGAGGCTATAGAGAGTGAAATTAAGAACATTTGGGGttctgcttttgtcttttttgttaaaTAGTCTAATCACTAAGGCTGAAAGTAAATATGGATTGGGAAGACAGATAAATTTGTACATGTTCCCAAGAACAGGAGCAACAGATATATGACAAAGCTATTTCAGTGGCTCTTTAATGTATAGGGAGGCAAACACCTGAAACTctgaaaattctgaaattgagagGCAAAATAAACTTAGAGTCAAGAAAGAAATGCCATTTCTGCAGATCAGAATATaagcaccaaaaataaaaaagaaaataatatatgcaaatatttgcatataatattaaaaaacaaaataatatatgcaaacaAGTAAGGAAAATTATCTAAACAAAGGATCAGTGGAGGCACAGATGAGGTCATTTAGTTCAATGAAAATAGTGATGTATTAGGTTGATCTCTTAATTTCATTACTAATATTCTACTAAATGTGGTAGCATAAAGTCAAAACGCATTCCAAAGTTTCTCAAGACCCTTTGAAGACCATGACTTTTTTCAGGCCAGTCAACATTTGTTCAATGATAGGTCTGTGGAAGGAAAGCACACTCTTTAGGATCATAGTTATTAACTATTAAACCTTTGAAACTATTATTTCATATTTGTGTTCATAAGAGTCAAAATtattgtgcattcatctcaaatgaaaaatacagattttttttaaaaaaaactactctTTTGACATTGTAGCTAttgtaagaaaatatctttaaatatggTTATTTAAAAGCAATACAGGACACCCTGGATGATAGTAATGACTAGGGCAATGGTTGCATTCCAGTACTTAAATATGAAATTAGGAATTATTACTTTCTAGGTGAATATAGGTTAGAATTGAAGACAAAAAAATGTTGCTTATCTTCAGTACTTCCAGCTTCATAGATAATTACTCTTAAAAGGAACAAGAATGACTGCCTCTGGATGGAGGAAGTGGAGAGCAATGGGCCATAGGATAGGAGACCTATAAACCTTCATGCTATATTCTTTTGTGCCTctttaaattttgaagaaaaaatattcatttattcaagatatatgtaaattttagtaCATAAAAAGATAAGCTAGTTATGACCACGTGGAAATATATTTCCTGATGTAAAAGGAATCACTGAGGAATAAGATTCAAATATTTTGGCTGTCAACTCAAAAAACTCCttgaaagagatagagaaaagtCAAGCTGCAGTCCCACACGGAGCCTCTGGGCGCCGCTGTCGGCCAGTGCAGAGCAAGCGCTGACGCCGGGGATCCCTCAGCCTCCAGCCTAGGATTCCCTGTGCAGCCaacaacagaaagaagaaaaccagcGCACACACAGAGGCTCCCGGCTGGGCAGACTTTGCCCAGCACACCAGATACCCAGCTCCGAGACCCGGGACTCCTCCTGTCCTGGGCCGAATGCTCTTTTAGCGCGGTAGAGTGCACTTTCTCCAGCTGGAAAAGCGGGGACCCAGCGAGAACCCAAGCGAACGATGGGAGGAAGCTGCGCGCAGAGGCGCCGGGCCGGCCCGCGGCAGGTACTATTTCCCTTGCTGCTGCCTTTGTTCTACCCCGCGCTGTGTGAGCCAATCCGCTACTCGATTCCGGAGGAGCTGGCCAAGGGTTCGGTGGTGGGGAACCTCGCTAAAGATCTAGGGCTCAGTGTCCTGGATGTGTCGGCTCGCAAGCTGCGAGTTAGCGCGGAGAAGCTGCACTTCAGCGTAGACGCGGAGAGCGGGGACTTACTTGTGAAGGACCGAATAGACCGTGAGCAAATGTGTAAAGAGAGAAGAAGATGTGAGTTGCAATTGGAAGCTGTGGTGGAaaatcctttaaatatttttcatatcgTTGTGGTGATTGAGGATATTAATGACCATGCCCCTCAATTCCAGAAAGATGAAATAAACTTAGAAATCAGTGAATCTGTCAGCCCGGGGATGGGAACAATTCTTGAGTCTGCAGAAGATCCTGATATTAGTATGAATTCGCTGAGCAAATACCAACTAAGTCCTAACGAGTATTTCTCATTGGTGGAGAAAGACAATCCTGATGGTGGCAAATATCCAGAATTAGTACTGCAGAAGACTCTGGACCGAGAAACGCAGAGCGCTCACCACTTGGTACTGACTGCCTTAGATGGTGGGGACCCTCCCCGAAGCGGTACTGCTCAGATAAGAATCCTGGTAATAGATGCCAATGACAACCCCCCAGTGTTCAGCCAGGATGTGTACAGGGTCAGCCTACGGGAAGACGTGCCTCCAGGCACCTCCATCCTGAGAGTGAAGGCCACTGACCAGGACGAGGGCATCAACTCGGAGATCACTTATTCCTTCCTTGGTGTGGCTGACAAAGCTCAGCACGTGTTCTCTCTGGATTACGCTACAGGAAACATTCTAACTCAGCAGCCTTTGGATTTTGAGGAAGTGGAAAGATATACGATGAACGTAGAGGCAAAAGACCGAGGATCTCTCTCAACACGTTGTAAAGTAATTATAGAAGTTCTAGACGAAAATGACAACAGCCCAGAAATAATCATCACGTCACTCTCTGATCAGATTATGGAGGATTCCCCTCCAGGAGTGGTTGTTGCCCTCTTCAAAACACGGGACCGAGACTCAGGGGAAAATGGGGAAGTCAGGTGTAGTTTAAGTAGAGGTGTTCCATTTAAGATTCATTCTTCTTCTAATAATTACTACAAGTTAGTAACAGATGGGGCCCTGGATCGAGAGCAGACCCCAGAGTACAACGTCACCATCGCAGCCACCGACAGGGGCAAGCCTCCGCTCTCCTCCAGCAAAACCATAACCCTGCACATTACTGACGTCAACGACAACGCGCCCGTTTTCGGACAGTCTGCCTACCTGGTCCATGTGCCAGAAAACAACCAGCCAGGTGCCTCCATAGCGCAAGTCAGTGCCTCTGACCCAGACTTCGGGCCCAATGGCCGTGTCTCCTACTCTCTCGTTGCCAGCGACCTGGAGTCACGAACACTGTCGTCCTACGTGTCCGTGAGCGCGCAGAACGGGGTGGTGTTCGCGCAGCGCGCCTTCGACCACGAGCAGCTGCGCGCCTTCGAGCTCACGCTGCAGGCCTGCGACCAAGGCTCGCCCGCGCTCAGCGCCAATGTGAGCCTGCGGGTGTTGGTGGGCGACCGTAACGACAACGCACCGCGGGTGCTGTACCCTGCGCTGGGTCCCGACGGCTCTGCGCTCTTCGACACAGTGCCGCGGGCCGTACAGCCAGGCTACCTAGTGACCAAGGTGGTGGCCGTGGACGCCGACTCGGGGCACAATGCCTGGCTGTCCTACCACGTGGTGCATGCCAGTGAGCCCGGGCTCTTCAGCCTGGGGCTGCGAACGGGCGAGGTGCGCATGGCCCGTGCTTTGGGTGACAAGGACTCGGTCCGCCAGCGCCTGCTAGTCTCTGTAAGAGATGGAGGACAGCCACCTCTTTCAGCCACTGCCATGCTGCACCTGGTGTTCGCAGATAACTTGCAAGAGGTACTGCCGGATTTCAGCGACCGTCCAACaccctctgactcccaggctgaGATGCAGTTTTACCTGGTGGTCGCCTTGGCCTTGATTTCTGTGCTCTTTCTGCTCGCGGTGGTTCTAGCTATCGCTCTACGCCTAAGACAGTCTTTCAGCCCTACTGCAGGGGGCTGCTTTGAGTCAGTTCTCTGCTCCAAGTCCGGACCTGTGGGTCCCCCCAGCTACAGTGAGGGAACGTTGCCCTATGCCTATAATTTTTGTGTGCCTGGGGATCAAATGAATCCTGAATTTAATTTCCTCACATCTGTTGATCATTGTCCAGCCACACAAGATAACTTCAACAAAGATAGCTCTTCCATGCTACTGGCTAGCATTTTAACTCCTAGCTTGGAAGCAAATAAGACTCTTAAACAGgtaagtatttaaaaatgtatttaatcctTTTTATATTACAATATACCAATATATTCCAATAtagtgaaattattttaagattctaGATAACCTCTTCATAGAGTTCCCAAAATATAGGTCAAATTTATGGTTATCATtgttaaaacaaaagtttaaattaaatGCCTCAATCTTCCTACTATTCAAAGACATTTTAAGGCCATCTACATGGGTAATCTCTGGTGAcattttttatgaaataaaataccttttggttaaaaatataaaatacaggtaTATTTTCACGGCATGGTAATTTAATTGAAACCCTGAGTTATTCAATTTTTCTCAAGTGTTTCATTTACTCAATAAAGGAACACTTGTAAGAATTATAGTtaggcggccgggcgcagtggctcaagcctgtaatcccagcactttgggaggccgagacgggcggatcacgaggtcaggagatcgagaccatcctggctaacatggtgaaaccccgtctctactaaaaaatacaaaaaactagccaggcgaggtggtgggcgcctgtagtcccagctactcgggaggctgaggcaggagaatggcgtgaacccaggaggcggagcttgcagtgagctgagatccggccactgcactccagcctgggccacagagcgagactccgtcttaaaaaaaaaaaaaaaaaaaaaaagaattatagttAGGCATCCTACCTGATGATTTTCAGTCGGTTAAAACCAATTGGAACCAACTATAACCTACAAGTTTTCGGCtccagtaatattttgaaaacttctCTAAAATTAAGCAAGTCCTTTTAATAATTACTCCTTTCGTGGGTGTTCTTGGTAAAGTTTTAACATCACATAATATAAGCATTGTGTATAATCGTTTTTAAGCTCTGCAAATATGTGTGATTCACAAAGAGGTGAGCGTAATCATTTCTTCTGGAATTTCTTAGTCGTTGCAATAATAAAAATGGGCTCTAGGCGCCGCTGTTCACCAATCAGGGAATGGGAAGCTGCGCGCTATTGAGTCCCTCCCTCCCCCGCCTCTACCACACAAAGCAGAATGAGATGGATACTCACTGGAGACTTAGAAGTATTTTCCTGCGCTTTCTGATATATTTTGGATGCAGTCGGCCTAGGACTTCATAGATACATAAACCGATTCACAACCAACCAGCTCGAGAAATCGCGGAATATCGGCTTAGAGCCTGCCATGGCGAATCGGCTACAGCGCCTGGACCGCAGTCGGCTGGTGCTGCTGTGCATTTTCCTGGGGACGCTGCGGGGGTTCCGGGCCGGGCAAATCCGATATTCGGTGCCCGAAGAAACCGAAAAAGGCTACTTCGTGGGCAATATCTCCAAGGACCTGGGGCTGGAGCCCCGGGAGCTGGCGAAGCGCGGAGTCCGCATCGTCTCCAGAGGGAAGACACAGCTTTTCACTGTGAATCCGCGAAGCGGCAGCTTGATCACGGCAGGCAGGATAGACCGGGAGGAGCTCTGTGAGACGGTGTCCTCctgttttttaaatatggaacTTCTCGTGGAAGACACCTTGAAGATTTACGGAGTGGAGGTGgaaataatcgatattaatgataaCGCCCCCAGCTTCCAGGAAGACGAAGTGGAGATAAAAGTCAGTGAGCACGCAATTCCTGGGGCGCGATTTGCTCTTCCTAATGCTAGGGATCCAGATGTGGGCGTGAACTCCCTCCAGAGCTACCAGCTCAGCCCTAATAGTTACTTTTCCTTGCAACTGCGGGGCAGAATGGATGGGGCCAAGAATCCAGAGCTAGTACTGGAGGGAAGCCTGGACCGAGAGAAAGAGGCTGCTCACCTGCTCCTCCTCACAGCTTTAGATGGAGGCGATCCCATCCGAAAGGGCTCAGTTCCCATTCGTGTGGTGGTCCTCGATGTAAATGACTACATCCCAATGTTTACACAGTCCGTATATCGCGTGAGCGTTCCAGAAAACATCAGCTCCGGAACTCGGGTGCTGGTTGTTAATGCAACGGATCCAGACGAGGGAATCAACGGGGAAGTAAGGTATTCA is a window from the Rhinopithecus roxellana isolate Shanxi Qingling chromosome 3, ASM756505v1, whole genome shotgun sequence genome containing:
- the LOC104681863 gene encoding protocadherin gamma-A10 isoform X5 translates to MAAQRNRSKESKDCSELVLLCLFLGIPWEAGARQISYSIPEELEKGSFVGNISKDLGLAPGELAERGVRIVSRGRTQLFSLDPRSGSLVTAGRIDREELCAQSARCLVSFNILVEERVKLFGIEIEVTDINDNAPKFQAENLDVKINENVATGMRFPLPEAIDPDVGMNSLQSYQLSPNKHFSLRVQSRANGVKYPELVLEHALDREEEAIHHLVLTASDGGDPLRSGTVLVSVTVFDTNDNAPVFTLPEYRVSVPENLPVGTQLLTVTATDRDEGANGEVTYSFRKLPDTQLLKFQLNKYTGEIKISENLDYEETGFYEIEIQAEDGGAYLATAKVLITVEDVNDNSPEVAITSLFSPVTEDSPLGTVVALLNVHDLDSEQNGRVTCSILAYLPFKLEKSIDSYYRLVIHRALDREQVSSYNITVTATDGGSPPLSTETHFMLQVADINDNPPTFSHVSYFTYIPENNARGASIFSVTALDPDSKENARIIYSLAEDTIQGAPLSSYISINSDTGVLYALRSFDYEQFHELQMQVTASDSGDPPLSSNVSLSLFVLDQNDNKPEILYPTLPTDGSTGVELAPRSAEPGYLVTKVVAVDRDSGQNAWLSYRLLKASEPGLFAVGLHTGEVRTARALLDRDALKQSLVVAVQDHGQPPLSATVTLTVAVADSIPEVLADLGSLESLANSETSDLTLYLVVAVAAVSCVFLAFVIVLLALRLRRWHKSRLLQASGGGLTGVPGSHFVGVDGVRAFLQTYSHEVSLTADSRKSHLIFPQPNYADTLISRESCEKKDPLSLLNDSKFPIEDTPLVPQAPPNTDWRFSQAQRPGTSGSQNGDDTGTWPNNQFDTEMLQAMILASASEAADGSSTLGGGAGTMGLSARYGPQFTLQHVPDYRQNVYIPGSNATLTNAAGKRDGKAPAGGNGNKKKSGKKEKK
- the LOC104681863 gene encoding protocadherin gamma-B7 isoform X16 — encoded protein: MGGSCAQRRRAGPRQVLFPLLLPLFYPALCEPIRYSIPEELAKGSVVGNLAKDLGLSVLDVSARKLRVSAEKLHFSVDAESGDLLVKDRIDREQMCKERRRCELQLEAVVENPLNIFHIVVVIEDINDHAPQFQKDEINLEISESVSPGMGTILESAEDPDISMNSLSKYQLSPNEYFSLVEKDNPDGGKYPELVLQKTLDRETQSAHHLVLTALDGGDPPRSGTAQIRILVIDANDNPPVFSQDVYRVSLREDVPPGTSILRVKATDQDEGINSEITYSFLGVADKAQHVFSLDYATGNILTQQPLDFEEVERYTMNVEAKDRGSLSTRCKVIIEVLDENDNSPEIIITSLSDQIMEDSPPGVVVALFKTRDRDSGENGEVRCSLSRGVPFKIHSSSNNYYKLVTDGALDREQTPEYNVTIAATDRGKPPLSSSKTITLHITDVNDNAPVFGQSAYLVHVPENNQPGASIAQVSASDPDFGPNGRVSYSLVASDLESRTLSSYVSVSAQNGVVFAQRAFDHEQLRAFELTLQACDQGSPALSANVSLRVLVGDRNDNAPRVLYPALGPDGSALFDTVPRAVQPGYLVTKVVAVDADSGHNAWLSYHVVHASEPGLFSLGLRTGEVRMARALGDKDSVRQRLLVSVRDGGQPPLSATAMLHLVFADNLQEVLPDFSDRPTPSDSQAEMQFYLVVALALISVLFLLAVVLAIALRLRQSFSPTAGGCFESVLCSKSGPVGPPSYSEGTLPYAYNFCVPGDQMNPEFNFLTSVDHCPATQDNFNKDSSSMLLASILTPSLEANKTLKQQAPPNTDWRFSQAQRPGTSGSQNGDDTGTWPNNQFDTEMLQAMILASASEAADGSSTLGGGAGTMGLSARYGPQFTLQHVPDYRQNVYIPGSNATLTNAAGKRDGKAPAGGNGNKKKSGKKEKK
- the LOC104681863 gene encoding protocadherin gamma-B7 isoform X21, whose product is MGGSCAQRRRAGPRQVLFPLLLPLFYPALCEPIRYSIPEELAKGSVVGNLAKDLGLSVLDVSARKLRVSAEKLHFSVDAESGDLLVKDRIDREQMCKERRRCELQLEAVVENPLNIFHIVVVIEDINDHAPQFQKDEINLEISESVSPGMGTILESAEDPDISMNSLSKYQLSPNEYFSLVEKDNPDGGKYPELVLQKTLDRETQSAHHLVLTALDGGDPPRSGTAQIRILVIDANDNPPVFSQDVYRVSLREDVPPGTSILRVKATDQDEGINSEITYSFLGVADKAQHVFSLDYATGNILTQQPLDFEEVERYTMNVEAKDRGSLSTRCKVIIEVLDENDNSPEIIITSLSDQIMEDSPPGVVVALFKTRDRDSGENGEVRCSLSRGVPFKIHSSSNNYYKLVTDGALDREQTPEYNVTIAATDRGKPPLSSSKTITLHITDVNDNAPVFGQSAYLVHVPENNQPGASIAQVSASDPDFGPNGRVSYSLVASDLESRTLSSYVSVSAQNGVVFAQRAFDHEQLRAFELTLQACDQGSPALSANVSLRVLVGDRNDNAPRVLYPALGPDGSALFDTVPRAVQPGYLVTKVVAVDADSGHNAWLSYHVVHASEPGLFSLGLRTGEVRMARALGDKDSVRQRLLVSVRDGGQPPLSATAMLHLVFADNLQEVLPDFSDRPTPSDSQAEMQFYLVVALALISVLFLLAVVLAIALRLRQSFSPTAGGCFESVLCSKSGPVGPPSYSEGTLPYAYNFCVPGDQMNPEFNFLTSVDHCPATQDNFNKDSSSMLLASILTPSLEANKTLKQSLQ